The following coding sequences lie in one Musa acuminata AAA Group cultivar baxijiao chromosome BXJ3-1, Cavendish_Baxijiao_AAA, whole genome shotgun sequence genomic window:
- the LOC135583746 gene encoding SUPPRESSOR OF ABI3-5-like isoform X5 gives MDPGRYGRQQGWDTNSALEGYGALHEQDFRAGGSYGGRRLLPEGFSRDSGYARTSFHHDILERDIYPPTHVPGVWPQPRRSFDEEYALVRDSRRNVEPYHEIDNFGEHVKYHEDNFRDNYRNIERYHDTDSYHDYGYDRHARFGGRDHEGMSSDYEVRRHLSHESRENSRDRDYDYDWYSYDSDHERGKRDGGRRRRESRDREHEKRGLSRERDQSPYRRRERSRSHGRDDRSRSRSPRGRTRSRSHREDSYEDGRYERNERRRDYDRDEKRHNDSSVAPSATIVVKGLSQKTTEDDLYQFLAEWGPLRHIRVIKERNSGVSRGFAFIDFPDVDAARRMMDGIGDNGLVIDGRKLFFEYSSKPTGGAGAPSLGQESFAKSSHGHGRSITAPCDWICTMCGCLNFARRTSCFQCNEPRTEDAPPADVASTNPTPLGKRGSDLGPTHVLVVRGLDENADEEMLRYEFAKHAAIKDLRLVRDKFTHVSRGFAFVHFHSVEDATKALEATNGTTLEKNGQVLRVAYAKSIHGPGSGTPQSSSLAAAAIEAATFAQQYDAVGWTPKEYNPDQKQSTTGFEQNSKAEVQRGGSAPQSGFVWDEKSGYYYDAASGFYYDGNTGLYYDGNNGVWYSYDHQTQQYVPCNEQSNNKAAGDMANETSKGSDGTASKKVVISAAATTVKSNEKASLPDAVHAAATAALAAEKKEKEKLKEIKLASKSNLLANKKKMNNVLAMWKQRNHEGQAARVVLDDKESSGLLDDKPSNSYSASVALTAKNKLKSDSVKEAMGSSIYASSANRGTTQSISAETVDVDSQVKPRPVSNSLGGTIMGVIRGSGKGIIKSDTTFPVSASEGTTVSSTATASSIETTPSLARSHASAPFKTDASALGSYGSSTSGGRGKRRFSEAPALSNPRDQIQTTYRDRAAERRNLYGSSSATGDDLSDLGLGDPSHSTITIQAWIP, from the exons ATGGACCCTGGGCGTTATGGTCGTCAACAAGGATGGGACACAAACAGC GCCTTGGAGGGGTATGGTGCACTCCATGAGCAAGATTTCAG GGCTGGTGGATCATATGGTGGTAGGAGGCTGTTACCTGAAGGATTTTCCAGGGATTCTGGTTATGCAAGGACCTCTTTTCATCATGacatactcgagagggatatctatCCACCAACACATGTTCCTGGTGTCTGGCCTCAGCCTAGAAGAAGTTTCGATGAAGAATATGCACTCGTCAGGGATTCAAGAAGAAATGTTGAGCCGTATCATGAAATAGATAACTTTGGTGAACATGTGAAGTATCATGAAGATAACTTTCGTGACAACTACCGCAACATTGAGAGGTACCATGACACAGATAGTTACCATGATTATGGATATGATAGGCATGCCAGGTTTGGGGGTAGGGATCACGAGGGAATGAGCAGTGACTATGAAGTTCGACGCCATTTATCTCATGAAAGCAGAGAAAATAGTCGTGATAGAGACTATGATTATGACTGGTATAGCTATGATTCTGACCATGAGAGAGGAAAGAGGGATGGTGGTCGGCGACGACGTGAATCACGTGATCGTGAACATGAAAAGAGAGGTTTGAGTCGCGAAAGAGATCAAAGTCCATATAGACGTCGAGAACGCTCTCGTTCACATGGGCGTGATGATCGGTCTAGATCAAGATCTCCTCGAGGTAGAACTCGTAGCCGAAGTCACAGAGAGGACAGCTATGAGGATGGCCGATATGAGAGGAATGAAAGACGGCGGGATTATGATCGTGATGAGAAGAGACATAATGACTCTTCTGTG GCGCCATCAGCCACAATAGTTGTGAAGGGTCTATCACAGAAGACAACTGAAGATGATTTGTATCAATTTCTT GCTGAGTGGGGGCCGCTTCGTCATATACGGGTTATTAAAGAGAGAAATTCTGGAGTTTCGCGGGGATTTGCTTTTATTGACTTTCCTGATGTG GATGCTGCTCGGAGGATGATGGACGGCATTGGAGACAATGGTCTTGTAATTGATGGAAGGAAGCTCTTCTTTGAGTACAG TAGTAAGCCAACTGGTGGGGCTGGTGCACCTTCATTAGGACAAGAAAGCTTTGCTAAATCAAGCCATGGACACGGTAGAAGTATTACTGCACCATGTGACTGGATTTGTACCATGTGTGGTTGTTTAAATTTTGCACGGCGGACATCCTGTTTCCAG TGCAATGAGCCCCGGACTGAGGATGCTCCTCCAGCTGATGTAGCAAGCACCAATCCAACACCCTTAGGGAAAAGGGGATCAGATTTAG GTCCTACTCATGTCTTAGTTGTACGAGGGTTGGATGAAAATGCAGATGAAGAAATGCTTCGTTATGAATTTGCTAAGCATGCTGCAATTAAG GATCTTCGCCTTGTCAGAGATAAATTTACTCATGTTTCTCGGGGATTTGCTTTTGTGCATTTCCACTCG GTGGAAGATGCAACCAAAGCTCTTGAAGCAACCAATGGAACAACCCTAGAAAAAAATGGCCAAGTCCTACGTGTAGCATATGCAAAAAGTATTCATGGACCTGGATCTGGGACTCCACAATCGAGCAGTCTTGCAGCAGCTGCTATTGAGGCAGCAACATTTGCTCAACAG TATGATGCTGTTGGTTGGACGCCAAAGGAATACAATCCAGATCAAAAACAATCTACAACTGGGTTTGAGCAAAATAGCAAGGCAGAAGTTCAGAGAGGTGGTTCTGCTCCACAATCTGGGTTTGTATGGGATGAGAAATCTGGCTATTATTATGATGCTGCCTCAGGATTTTATTATGATGGAAATACTG GTCTTTACTATGATGGGAACAATGGTGTTTGGTATTCTTATGATCATCAAACTCAGCAATATGTCCCTTGCAACGAGCAGAGCAACAATAAGGCAGCTGGAGACATGGCAAATGAAACTTCAAAAGGATCGGATGGAACTGCAAGCAAAAAAGTAGTGATATCTGCAGCTGCAACCACGGTAAAATCAAATGAAAAAGCATCATTGCCTGATGCGGTTCATGCTGCTGCAACAGCAGCATTAGCTgcagagaaaaaggaaaaggagaagTTGAAAGAGATTAAGTTGGCATCAAAAAGTAACCTCTTAGCTAATAAGAAAAAGATGAACAATGTTCTGGCAATGTGGAAGCAAAGAAATCATGAGGGGCAGGCAGCTCGTGTTGTTCTTGATGACAAGGAGTCATCTGGTTTGCTAGATGATAAACCAAGCAATTCGTACTCTGCATCTGTAGCATTAACTGCAAAAAACAAATTGAAATCTGATTCAGTTAAGGAAGCAATGGGTAGCTCAATTTATGCCTCATCTGCTAACCGTGGGACTACTCAATCCATCTCTGCTGAGACAGTAGATGTGGATTCACAGGTTAAGCCTAGACCTGTTAGTAATAGCTTGGGAGGCACAATAATGGGCGTTATAAGAGGTTCTGGAAAAGGGATTATAAAGTCAGATACAACTTTTCCAGTATCTGCTAGTGAAGGTACTACGGTTAGTTCTACTGCAACGGCAAGCTCCATAGAAACAACACCATCTTTAGCTCGGAGTCATGCTTCCGCACCCTTCAAGACTGATGCATCGGCATTGGGTTCATATGGATCATCTACATCCGGTGGACGTGGTAAACGCAGGTTTTCTGAGGCACCAGCACTTTCTAATCCCAGGGATCAAATTCAGACGACTTATAGAGATAGGGCAGCTGAGAGAAGAAATCTGTATGGCTCGTCATCTGCCACAGGGGATGATCTGTCAGACCTTGGGCTTGGGGATCCAA GTCATTCAACCATAACAATTCAAGCATGGATACCTTGA
- the LOC135583746 gene encoding SUPPRESSOR OF ABI3-5-like isoform X2, whose translation MDPGRYGRQQGWDTNSALEGYGALHEQDFRAGGSYGGRRLLPEGFSRDSGYARTSFHHDILERDIYPPTHVPGVWPQPRRSFDEEYALVRDSRRNVEPYHEIDNFGEHVKYHEDNFRDNYRNIERYHDTDSYHDYGYDRHARFGGRDHEGMSSDYEVRRHLSHESRENSRDRDYDYDWYSYDSDHERGKRDGGRRRRESRDREHEKRGLSRERDQSPYRRRERSRSHGRDDRSRSRSPRGRTRSRSHREDSYEDGRYERNERRRDYDRDEKRHNDSSVAPSATIVVKGLSQKTTEDDLYQFLAEWGPLRHIRVIKERNSGVSRGFAFIDFPDVDAARRMMDGIGDNGLVIDGRKLFFEYSKPTGGAGAPSLGQESFAKSSHGHGRSITAPCDWICTMCGCLNFARRTSCFQCNEPRTEDAPPADVASTNPTPLGKRGSDLGPTHVLVVRGLDENADEEMLRYEFAKHAAIKDLRLVRDKFTHVSRGFAFVHFHSVEDATKALEATNGTTLEKNGQVLRVAYAKSIHGPGSGTPQSSSLAAAAIEAATFAQQYDAVGWTPKEYNPDQKQSTTGFEQNSKAEVQRGGSAPQSGFVWDEKSGYYYDAASGFYYDGNTGLYYDGNNGVWYSYDHQTQQYVPCNEQSNNKAAGDMANETSKGSDGTASKKVVISAAATTVKSNEKASLPDAVHAAATAALAAEKKEKEKLKEIKLASKSNLLANKKKMNNVLAMWKQRNHEGQAARVVLDDKESSGLLDDKPSNSYSASVALTAKNKLKSDSVKEAMGSSIYASSANRGTTQSISAETVDVDSQVKPRPVSNSLGGTIMGVIRGSGKGIIKSDTTFPVSASEGTTVSSTATASSIETTPSLARSHASAPFKTDASALGSYGSSTSGGRGKRRFSEAPALSNPRDQIQTTYRDRAAERRNLYGSSSATGDDLSDLGLGDPNCDYPYRKDSLSVTGTMPFPPGVGGRSCGDIVSNTENYEVITADRAIDESNVGNRMLRSMGWQEGLGLGKDGSGIKEPVQAKAVDDRSGLGSQQRKVDPSLEAQSGDSYRTIIQKKAIARFREMA comes from the exons ATGGACCCTGGGCGTTATGGTCGTCAACAAGGATGGGACACAAACAGC GCCTTGGAGGGGTATGGTGCACTCCATGAGCAAGATTTCAG GGCTGGTGGATCATATGGTGGTAGGAGGCTGTTACCTGAAGGATTTTCCAGGGATTCTGGTTATGCAAGGACCTCTTTTCATCATGacatactcgagagggatatctatCCACCAACACATGTTCCTGGTGTCTGGCCTCAGCCTAGAAGAAGTTTCGATGAAGAATATGCACTCGTCAGGGATTCAAGAAGAAATGTTGAGCCGTATCATGAAATAGATAACTTTGGTGAACATGTGAAGTATCATGAAGATAACTTTCGTGACAACTACCGCAACATTGAGAGGTACCATGACACAGATAGTTACCATGATTATGGATATGATAGGCATGCCAGGTTTGGGGGTAGGGATCACGAGGGAATGAGCAGTGACTATGAAGTTCGACGCCATTTATCTCATGAAAGCAGAGAAAATAGTCGTGATAGAGACTATGATTATGACTGGTATAGCTATGATTCTGACCATGAGAGAGGAAAGAGGGATGGTGGTCGGCGACGACGTGAATCACGTGATCGTGAACATGAAAAGAGAGGTTTGAGTCGCGAAAGAGATCAAAGTCCATATAGACGTCGAGAACGCTCTCGTTCACATGGGCGTGATGATCGGTCTAGATCAAGATCTCCTCGAGGTAGAACTCGTAGCCGAAGTCACAGAGAGGACAGCTATGAGGATGGCCGATATGAGAGGAATGAAAGACGGCGGGATTATGATCGTGATGAGAAGAGACATAATGACTCTTCTGTG GCGCCATCAGCCACAATAGTTGTGAAGGGTCTATCACAGAAGACAACTGAAGATGATTTGTATCAATTTCTT GCTGAGTGGGGGCCGCTTCGTCATATACGGGTTATTAAAGAGAGAAATTCTGGAGTTTCGCGGGGATTTGCTTTTATTGACTTTCCTGATGTG GATGCTGCTCGGAGGATGATGGACGGCATTGGAGACAATGGTCTTGTAATTGATGGAAGGAAGCTCTTCTTTGAGTACAG TAAGCCAACTGGTGGGGCTGGTGCACCTTCATTAGGACAAGAAAGCTTTGCTAAATCAAGCCATGGACACGGTAGAAGTATTACTGCACCATGTGACTGGATTTGTACCATGTGTGGTTGTTTAAATTTTGCACGGCGGACATCCTGTTTCCAG TGCAATGAGCCCCGGACTGAGGATGCTCCTCCAGCTGATGTAGCAAGCACCAATCCAACACCCTTAGGGAAAAGGGGATCAGATTTAG GTCCTACTCATGTCTTAGTTGTACGAGGGTTGGATGAAAATGCAGATGAAGAAATGCTTCGTTATGAATTTGCTAAGCATGCTGCAATTAAG GATCTTCGCCTTGTCAGAGATAAATTTACTCATGTTTCTCGGGGATTTGCTTTTGTGCATTTCCACTCG GTGGAAGATGCAACCAAAGCTCTTGAAGCAACCAATGGAACAACCCTAGAAAAAAATGGCCAAGTCCTACGTGTAGCATATGCAAAAAGTATTCATGGACCTGGATCTGGGACTCCACAATCGAGCAGTCTTGCAGCAGCTGCTATTGAGGCAGCAACATTTGCTCAACAG TATGATGCTGTTGGTTGGACGCCAAAGGAATACAATCCAGATCAAAAACAATCTACAACTGGGTTTGAGCAAAATAGCAAGGCAGAAGTTCAGAGAGGTGGTTCTGCTCCACAATCTGGGTTTGTATGGGATGAGAAATCTGGCTATTATTATGATGCTGCCTCAGGATTTTATTATGATGGAAATACTG GTCTTTACTATGATGGGAACAATGGTGTTTGGTATTCTTATGATCATCAAACTCAGCAATATGTCCCTTGCAACGAGCAGAGCAACAATAAGGCAGCTGGAGACATGGCAAATGAAACTTCAAAAGGATCGGATGGAACTGCAAGCAAAAAAGTAGTGATATCTGCAGCTGCAACCACGGTAAAATCAAATGAAAAAGCATCATTGCCTGATGCGGTTCATGCTGCTGCAACAGCAGCATTAGCTgcagagaaaaaggaaaaggagaagTTGAAAGAGATTAAGTTGGCATCAAAAAGTAACCTCTTAGCTAATAAGAAAAAGATGAACAATGTTCTGGCAATGTGGAAGCAAAGAAATCATGAGGGGCAGGCAGCTCGTGTTGTTCTTGATGACAAGGAGTCATCTGGTTTGCTAGATGATAAACCAAGCAATTCGTACTCTGCATCTGTAGCATTAACTGCAAAAAACAAATTGAAATCTGATTCAGTTAAGGAAGCAATGGGTAGCTCAATTTATGCCTCATCTGCTAACCGTGGGACTACTCAATCCATCTCTGCTGAGACAGTAGATGTGGATTCACAGGTTAAGCCTAGACCTGTTAGTAATAGCTTGGGAGGCACAATAATGGGCGTTATAAGAGGTTCTGGAAAAGGGATTATAAAGTCAGATACAACTTTTCCAGTATCTGCTAGTGAAGGTACTACGGTTAGTTCTACTGCAACGGCAAGCTCCATAGAAACAACACCATCTTTAGCTCGGAGTCATGCTTCCGCACCCTTCAAGACTGATGCATCGGCATTGGGTTCATATGGATCATCTACATCCGGTGGACGTGGTAAACGCAGGTTTTCTGAGGCACCAGCACTTTCTAATCCCAGGGATCAAATTCAGACGACTTATAGAGATAGGGCAGCTGAGAGAAGAAATCTGTATGGCTCGTCATCTGCCACAGGGGATGATCTGTCAGACCTTGGGCTTGGGGATCCAA ACTGTGATTATCCATATCGAAAGGATTCTTTATCAGTAACGGGGACGATGCCCTTTCCCCCGGGAGTTGGGGGACGGTCGTGTGGTGATATTGTGAGCAACACCGAGAATTATGAAGTGATAACTGCTGATCGAGCCATCGACGAAAGCAATGTGGGTAACCGGATGCTTCGCAGTATGGGCTGGCAAGAAGGACTG GGACTTGGGAAGGATGGTAGCGGCATCAAAGAGCCCGTGCAAGCAAAAGCTGTGGATGACAGGTCGGGGCTCGGAAGTCAGCAGAGAAAAGTAGACCCATCCTTGGAGGCACAGTCAGGAGACAGTTATCGAACCATCATCCAGAAGAAAGCGATTGCAAGATTTAGAGAGATGGCGTAA
- the LOC135583746 gene encoding SUPPRESSOR OF ABI3-5-like isoform X4 has translation MDPGRYGRQQGWDTNSALEGYGALHEQDFRAGGSYGGRRLLPEGFSRDSGYARTSFHHDILERDIYPPTHVPGVWPQPRRSFDEEYALVRDSRRNVEPYHEIDNFGEHVKYHEDNFRDNYRNIERYHDTDSYHDYGYDRHARFGGRDHEGMSSDYEVRRHLSHESRENSRDRDYDYDWYSYDSDHERGKRDGGRRRRESRDREHEKRGLSRERDQSPYRRRERSRSHGRDDRSRSRSPRGRTRSRSHREDSYEDGRYERNERRRDYDRDEKRHNDSSVAPSATIVVKGLSQKTTEDDLYQFLAEWGPLRHIRVIKERNSGVSRGFAFIDFPDVDAARRMMDGIGDNGLVIDGRKLFFEYSSKPTGGAGAPSLGQESFAKSSHGHGRSITAPCDWICTMCGCLNFARRTSCFQCNEPRTEDAPPADVASTNPTPLGKRGSDLGPTHVLVVRGLDENADEEMLRYEFAKHAAIKDLRLVRDKFTHVSRGFAFVHFHSVEDATKALEATNGTTLEKNGQVLRVAYAKSIHGPGSGTPQSSSLAAAAIEAATFAQQYDAVGWTPKEYNPDQKQSTTGFEQNSKAEVQRGGSAPQSGFVWDEKSGYYYDAASGFYYDGNTGLYYDGNNGVWYSYDHQTQQYVPCNEQSNNKAAGDMANETSKGSDGTASKKVVISAAATTVKSNEKASLPDAVHAAATAALAAEKKEKEKLKEIKLASKSNLLANKKKMNNVLAMWKQRNHEGQAARVVLDDKESSGLLDDKPSNSYSASVALTAKNKLKSDSVKEAMGSSIYASSANRGTTQSISAETVDVDSQVKPRPVSNSLGGTIMGVIRGSGKGIIKSDTTFPVSASEGTTVSSTATASSIETTPSLARSHASAPFKTDASALGSYGSSTSGGRGKRRFSEAPALSNPRDQIQTTYRDRAAERRNLYGSSSATGDDLSDLGLGDPRFFISNGDDALSPGSWGTVVW, from the exons ATGGACCCTGGGCGTTATGGTCGTCAACAAGGATGGGACACAAACAGC GCCTTGGAGGGGTATGGTGCACTCCATGAGCAAGATTTCAG GGCTGGTGGATCATATGGTGGTAGGAGGCTGTTACCTGAAGGATTTTCCAGGGATTCTGGTTATGCAAGGACCTCTTTTCATCATGacatactcgagagggatatctatCCACCAACACATGTTCCTGGTGTCTGGCCTCAGCCTAGAAGAAGTTTCGATGAAGAATATGCACTCGTCAGGGATTCAAGAAGAAATGTTGAGCCGTATCATGAAATAGATAACTTTGGTGAACATGTGAAGTATCATGAAGATAACTTTCGTGACAACTACCGCAACATTGAGAGGTACCATGACACAGATAGTTACCATGATTATGGATATGATAGGCATGCCAGGTTTGGGGGTAGGGATCACGAGGGAATGAGCAGTGACTATGAAGTTCGACGCCATTTATCTCATGAAAGCAGAGAAAATAGTCGTGATAGAGACTATGATTATGACTGGTATAGCTATGATTCTGACCATGAGAGAGGAAAGAGGGATGGTGGTCGGCGACGACGTGAATCACGTGATCGTGAACATGAAAAGAGAGGTTTGAGTCGCGAAAGAGATCAAAGTCCATATAGACGTCGAGAACGCTCTCGTTCACATGGGCGTGATGATCGGTCTAGATCAAGATCTCCTCGAGGTAGAACTCGTAGCCGAAGTCACAGAGAGGACAGCTATGAGGATGGCCGATATGAGAGGAATGAAAGACGGCGGGATTATGATCGTGATGAGAAGAGACATAATGACTCTTCTGTG GCGCCATCAGCCACAATAGTTGTGAAGGGTCTATCACAGAAGACAACTGAAGATGATTTGTATCAATTTCTT GCTGAGTGGGGGCCGCTTCGTCATATACGGGTTATTAAAGAGAGAAATTCTGGAGTTTCGCGGGGATTTGCTTTTATTGACTTTCCTGATGTG GATGCTGCTCGGAGGATGATGGACGGCATTGGAGACAATGGTCTTGTAATTGATGGAAGGAAGCTCTTCTTTGAGTACAG TAGTAAGCCAACTGGTGGGGCTGGTGCACCTTCATTAGGACAAGAAAGCTTTGCTAAATCAAGCCATGGACACGGTAGAAGTATTACTGCACCATGTGACTGGATTTGTACCATGTGTGGTTGTTTAAATTTTGCACGGCGGACATCCTGTTTCCAG TGCAATGAGCCCCGGACTGAGGATGCTCCTCCAGCTGATGTAGCAAGCACCAATCCAACACCCTTAGGGAAAAGGGGATCAGATTTAG GTCCTACTCATGTCTTAGTTGTACGAGGGTTGGATGAAAATGCAGATGAAGAAATGCTTCGTTATGAATTTGCTAAGCATGCTGCAATTAAG GATCTTCGCCTTGTCAGAGATAAATTTACTCATGTTTCTCGGGGATTTGCTTTTGTGCATTTCCACTCG GTGGAAGATGCAACCAAAGCTCTTGAAGCAACCAATGGAACAACCCTAGAAAAAAATGGCCAAGTCCTACGTGTAGCATATGCAAAAAGTATTCATGGACCTGGATCTGGGACTCCACAATCGAGCAGTCTTGCAGCAGCTGCTATTGAGGCAGCAACATTTGCTCAACAG TATGATGCTGTTGGTTGGACGCCAAAGGAATACAATCCAGATCAAAAACAATCTACAACTGGGTTTGAGCAAAATAGCAAGGCAGAAGTTCAGAGAGGTGGTTCTGCTCCACAATCTGGGTTTGTATGGGATGAGAAATCTGGCTATTATTATGATGCTGCCTCAGGATTTTATTATGATGGAAATACTG GTCTTTACTATGATGGGAACAATGGTGTTTGGTATTCTTATGATCATCAAACTCAGCAATATGTCCCTTGCAACGAGCAGAGCAACAATAAGGCAGCTGGAGACATGGCAAATGAAACTTCAAAAGGATCGGATGGAACTGCAAGCAAAAAAGTAGTGATATCTGCAGCTGCAACCACGGTAAAATCAAATGAAAAAGCATCATTGCCTGATGCGGTTCATGCTGCTGCAACAGCAGCATTAGCTgcagagaaaaaggaaaaggagaagTTGAAAGAGATTAAGTTGGCATCAAAAAGTAACCTCTTAGCTAATAAGAAAAAGATGAACAATGTTCTGGCAATGTGGAAGCAAAGAAATCATGAGGGGCAGGCAGCTCGTGTTGTTCTTGATGACAAGGAGTCATCTGGTTTGCTAGATGATAAACCAAGCAATTCGTACTCTGCATCTGTAGCATTAACTGCAAAAAACAAATTGAAATCTGATTCAGTTAAGGAAGCAATGGGTAGCTCAATTTATGCCTCATCTGCTAACCGTGGGACTACTCAATCCATCTCTGCTGAGACAGTAGATGTGGATTCACAGGTTAAGCCTAGACCTGTTAGTAATAGCTTGGGAGGCACAATAATGGGCGTTATAAGAGGTTCTGGAAAAGGGATTATAAAGTCAGATACAACTTTTCCAGTATCTGCTAGTGAAGGTACTACGGTTAGTTCTACTGCAACGGCAAGCTCCATAGAAACAACACCATCTTTAGCTCGGAGTCATGCTTCCGCACCCTTCAAGACTGATGCATCGGCATTGGGTTCATATGGATCATCTACATCCGGTGGACGTGGTAAACGCAGGTTTTCTGAGGCACCAGCACTTTCTAATCCCAGGGATCAAATTCAGACGACTTATAGAGATAGGGCAGCTGAGAGAAGAAATCTGTATGGCTCGTCATCTGCCACAGGGGATGATCTGTCAGACCTTGGGCTTGGGGATCCAA GATTCTTTATCAGTAACGGGGACGATGCCCTTTCCCCCGGGAGTTGGGGGACGGTCGTGTGGTGA